The Enterobacter mori genomic interval TCTCCATCGATGAGTTCCAGCAGGGCTTCGACGCGATGCGTTCCGGCCAGTCAGGAAAAGTGATCCTGAGCTGGGATAAGTAATCAAAAAGGGGCCAGCGGCCCCTTTTTTCATTGGTTCTTTTTCTCTTCGTCCGTCAGGTAACGCACCTTGCGGGTGTAGTCCTGGCCTTTGAACAGCAGCCTGTTATCCGGCGATTCAAGATACTTCTGCCATTCGGAAAGCGGGAAACCGCCGTGCGCGCCAATCACCTCTTTTGGTACAACGGCTTCCTGACCGCCAATCTTCTTGGAGACCGGCCAGTTCATCCAGTCACCCAGGTTAACCGTTTTTATATCCAGCATGTCCAGCAAGGCGGCGAGCGGCAGCTGATCGGTCGGCGGCTGCGTATCGTCCATCAGCTCCCAGGTGTCCTGGAACAGCGTCAGCCACAGCGGGCAGATACGGCGCCAGGTTTTTTGGGTTGCCGCAAGAAACGCGCCGTTAACGTGATCGACCAGATACGGACGCACCGTCTCCTTGTAATACGCCGGCACTTTCTCCGCTGGCGCGCCGTCAAGTTTGGCAATCATTTTGCCCTGACGGAAGCTGGAGTAGATGTGCATGTCGGCCATGTTGATCTCGGGCATTTTGAGCAGGTTGAGATCGGAGTCGATCATCAATACGCCTTCACCGCGCGCCTGCAGCGGGGCGTTAAGTTTCACCATGCGGCTGAGGTAGATCTGCTTATAGCGGTAACCTTCCTCACGAACCGGAAGATTCAACGTCACTACGCGAGTTTTCGGCGGCAGTACCCCGAAGGCAGATTCAGGCTGATCGCTGACGATGACGATCTCGCTGACGGCAGTGGCGTAACGTTCTGCAAAGGTCGCTGACAATAACGCTTCTTCGACGAAATCTGCGCCCGTACAGGGGATCACGATGGAATCCACCGCAACGAGATCGCGCGTGACCGGAAGGGAAGCGTACGGAATGTTATGCCGCCCGGTGATGTGGCGGTAGCGAGCATTCAGGAATTTAAACATGTTCTTCTCGTTTGGTTAGTGCGCGCCAAGTACGGCTTCGACACCGCTGACATAGTTTTCGATAGCGTAGGTATGACAGACGTTCTGGTATGCAGCCACAGCCAGTCGAGCCCGCAGGTCTGCATCTGCCCAGATATTATTCATATGCTGAGCAAGCTGTGAAACGTCGCTCCAGGGAAAGAGCAGCCCCGTTGACTCATGGTCAATCAGTTCAGCCGTACCCGTCACCCGAGAGCCAATAACAGGAATTTTAAGAAGCATCGCTTCCAGCACTACGCGAGGCAGCCCTTCGCTTTTTGAGGCGAGTATAAACGCGTCAAACGTGGCAAGGTAGTCAAAAGGCGTATTCTGGAAGCCCGTGAAAATCACGTTGTTCTCAATGCCCAATTCTTTGGCTTGCGCGGTTAATGCGGCACGCTCTGCACCTTCACCCACCAGCACCATCTTCCATTTTGCGTCGGGTTCCCTGCGGCTGAACTGTGCCAGCGCCTCCAGCGTGTGGTGGTTGGCTTTGCGAGGAATTAACGATCCAATGCTGCCAAAGACAAACGTATCGTCATCAATGTTCAGGCGATGACGCATGGCGCGTCGATCCGGCAAAGGCTGGTGGATGTCGATGGCATTGTTGACCGTTGTGCACAGCTCAGGCCGGACGCCATGCTGAAGTAACACGCGCTCAACGCCGTGCGAGACGGCGATGATTTTTGTGGCATGGGCATTCACCAGCTTCACCAGCGGCGGCGTCAGCACCGGTTCAATGCGGCAGTGCTGGATGATCCGCGCACGCAGTTTAGCCCCCGCCAGGTAACCCTCTTCGTTAGAACCTGGCTGGTTGTTCATGTACAGCGTATCGAAACCGCCATCACTGAAAATTTTCTCGATTTTGCTGACGTTGGGGCGAATACGCCAGAGCGTATCAATATGGCGCGTGACGGCCTTGCGGCCGCTGCGCGAGAAGAAAAGCAGGCTGCGACCCAGTTCTTTTGCAATCTTCGCCCACGCGGGCTGCTTATGCTGAGGGATGACAATTAACGGGATGCCAATGCCGTTCAACACCTGACCGATGGTTTGCCCTTCGGCCCGGCTGTAGTCGGAGTAAAAACAACAGGTGATATCAAACTTCTCGCGATTAATGCGCTTCAGAAGTTCGAGCATGCTGTTGGTGCCTCCTCCCCATTCTTTACCGGTATCGAGGAGCAGGATTTTGTGTCGTTGCGGCATCTTTCTACCTTAGTCACCTGTCGCGGGGAAGGGCTTTTTACCCCAACCTTGCCACTGATGCTGGAAGTATTGCACCAGCGTACTCTGGCTCACGCTTTCGCTAATTACTGTGAAGAAGCGGGTCGCATGCACCGGTTCAAGCGGCTGTTTTGGCTTGCAATTTTTTACGCCGCTGAACGGATTACGCGGCTGCGTTGCTGGCGGTTGTGCGCTGCCAGGGCGAGACGTATCCACCTGCGGTTCATTGAGCAGATCGCTCGGGCGTACCAGCGTGATATCAGCAGGTAAGGTCGGCAGCATCTGCTGTAGCACGCGCACCGTTGAAGGATGCGGATGACCGATGGCGATGGCTGAGCCGTTGCGTCGGGCTAGCTGTACAGCACGATTAAACTGCACCCGAATATCCGCTTCATTTTGCGTGTCATCCAGGAACACCTTGCGTTTGATCACCTTCACGCCGGTTCCCTGAGAGGCCCGGAGGGCCTGACTGTTGCCGATGGTCATGCTGTCGAGGAAATAGAGGTTGTAGCGCTCCAGCGACTGCATCACTTTCAGCATACCGTACAGGCTGGACGTCATCGCGCTGCCCATGTGGTTATTCAGGCCGACGGCATACGGGACTTTATTGTAGGCGTCGCGGATGATGCGGTCGATCTCATCGCTGCTCATGTCCGGACGAAGCGTGTCCTTTTCCAGCGGCTGTTTGCTAAGCGGTGCCATTGGCAGGTGGATCAGGACCTGATGACCGCTGTTATGGGCCTTGGTCGCCATTTCCCGCGCGTGAGGCGCATTGGGGAGGACCGCAACGGAGATCGCTGACGGCATCGCCAGTACCTGATTTTCATAGTGCGGACGATAACCGAAGTCATCAATGACAATAGCGAGTTTGCCTGCGTATACCGGTGCAGCCAGCGCCAGTGCGCTGGCGACGGAGAGAATCATTCGACGAAATTGAAGCAAAACTTATCTTCCCAACCACGGCTGTGGATTGACCGCCTGACCCTGGCGACGAATTTCGAAATAGAGTGACGGGCGGCCCTGACCGCCACTGCTGCCCACAAGGGCGATGGGTTGACCTGCGCGCACCTGAGTGCCGACGCTGACCAGCGCGCTCTGGTTGTAGCCGTAAAGGCTCATGTCGCCTTTACCGTGTTCGACCACCACTACCAGCCCGTAACCCTGCAGCCAGTCGGCCAGGATCACGCGGCCATCGGCGATGGCTTTCACTTCGCTACCTTCAGACGCACCGATCACGATCCCTTTCCAACGTAGTTCACCCTGTAGCTGTTCGCCATAGCGATGCAGAATGGAACCGCGAACCGGCCAGTAGGCCTGACCGCGAGGCGCCCCTAAACCGCCGGTGCGCGACATCAGAGAACGTTCGCTTTCGCTTGGTTTGTAGGTTGTACCTTTACGGGAAGCTTCCTGCTGCTTGTTGCGAACGGCCTGCGCCTCACGCGCCTCTTTTTCAGCGCGTGCTTTCGCTGCGGCTTCCGCACGGGCAATGCTGTTACGCAGTTTTGATTCGTTAGCCCGCATTTCGCTCAATTGGCTTTGTCCTGCCTGGATAGAGGACTCCAGACCGGCGAGCGTTTTCTTACGCTCGTTGCGAGCCTGCTCCAGCTTCGCCTGCTGGGCCTGCTGATCGTAGAGCAGAGTCTGCTGCTGGCTCTGCTTCTCTTCCAGCTCGGCTTTTTGCGTGGAGACCTCTTCGCGC includes:
- a CDS encoding glycosyltransferase — encoded protein: MPQRHKILLLDTGKEWGGGTNSMLELLKRINREKFDITCCFYSDYSRAEGQTIGQVLNGIGIPLIVIPQHKQPAWAKIAKELGRSLLFFSRSGRKAVTRHIDTLWRIRPNVSKIEKIFSDGGFDTLYMNNQPGSNEEGYLAGAKLRARIIQHCRIEPVLTPPLVKLVNAHATKIIAVSHGVERVLLQHGVRPELCTTVNNAIDIHQPLPDRRAMRHRLNIDDDTFVFGSIGSLIPRKANHHTLEALAQFSRREPDAKWKMVLVGEGAERAALTAQAKELGIENNVIFTGFQNTPFDYLATFDAFILASKSEGLPRVVLEAMLLKIPVIGSRVTGTAELIDHESTGLLFPWSDVSQLAQHMNNIWADADLRARLAVAAYQNVCHTYAIENYVSGVEAVLGAH
- a CDS encoding divergent polysaccharide deacetylase family protein, with translation MLQFRRMILSVASALALAAPVYAGKLAIVIDDFGYRPHYENQVLAMPSAISVAVLPNAPHAREMATKAHNSGHQVLIHLPMAPLSKQPLEKDTLRPDMSSDEIDRIIRDAYNKVPYAVGLNNHMGSAMTSSLYGMLKVMQSLERYNLYFLDSMTIGNSQALRASQGTGVKVIKRKVFLDDTQNEADIRVQFNRAVQLARRNGSAIAIGHPHPSTVRVLQQMLPTLPADITLVRPSDLLNEPQVDTSRPGSAQPPATQPRNPFSGVKNCKPKQPLEPVHATRFFTVISESVSQSTLVQYFQHQWQGWGKKPFPATGD
- the envC gene encoding murein hydrolase activator EnvC, producing the protein MTWVVKPLRLSVRPLFYASALSAGVLLCAASAHADDRDQLKSIQADIAAKERAVRQQQQQRSSLLAQLKQQEEAISAAARKLRETQNTLAQLNKQIDEMNASIAKLERQRDAQERNLAAQLDAAFRQGEHTGLQLILSGEESQRGQRLQAYFGYLNQARQETIAQLKQTREEVSTQKAELEEKQSQQQTLLYDQQAQQAKLEQARNERKKTLAGLESSIQAGQSQLSEMRANESKLRNSIARAEAAAKARAEKEAREAQAVRNKQQEASRKGTTYKPSESERSLMSRTGGLGAPRGQAYWPVRGSILHRYGEQLQGELRWKGIVIGASEGSEVKAIADGRVILADWLQGYGLVVVVEHGKGDMSLYGYNQSALVSVGTQVRAGQPIALVGSSGGQGRPSLYFEIRRQGQAVNPQPWLGR